A region from the uncultured Draconibacterium sp. genome encodes:
- the rfbD gene encoding dTDP-4-dehydrorhamnose reductase: MKVLVTGAYGQLGNEIKLLAPKYPGIKLIFTDVDTLDITDEEAVEKSFHTNKFDCVINCAAYTAVDKAETAVETARKVNALAPQILAKISKAHNARMIQVSTDYVFAGDAHLPYSENDEVGPNGSYGKTKLEGEQLCMAENPESVIIRTAWLYSSFGNNFVKTMLRLGKEREELGVVYDQVGSPTFAADLAAAILAIVSNEKFVAGVYHYSNEGVASWYDFAKAIFELSEVACSVNPVLSENFPTPAKRPAYSVLNKSKIKDTYNLEIPYWRDSLKICIKQLEKK, encoded by the coding sequence ATGAAAGTATTAGTTACAGGTGCTTACGGACAGCTTGGTAACGAAATAAAGTTACTGGCACCGAAATATCCGGGGATAAAACTGATTTTTACAGATGTGGATACCCTTGATATAACCGATGAAGAGGCCGTTGAAAAATCTTTTCACACCAATAAGTTTGATTGCGTAATTAATTGTGCCGCCTACACAGCTGTTGACAAAGCCGAAACAGCTGTTGAAACAGCACGGAAGGTTAACGCTTTGGCTCCTCAGATTCTTGCGAAAATTTCAAAAGCGCATAATGCCCGAATGATTCAGGTATCAACCGATTATGTTTTTGCCGGAGATGCCCATTTGCCCTACTCCGAAAATGATGAAGTAGGCCCAAATGGTAGTTACGGAAAAACAAAGCTTGAAGGAGAACAACTTTGTATGGCAGAAAATCCGGAATCGGTAATAATTAGAACTGCCTGGTTGTATTCTTCGTTTGGAAATAATTTTGTAAAAACCATGCTCCGCCTGGGGAAAGAGCGCGAAGAACTTGGCGTTGTTTACGACCAGGTTGGTTCGCCAACTTTTGCTGCCGATTTGGCTGCAGCTATTTTAGCTATCGTATCAAACGAAAAATTTGTTGCCGGAGTTTACCATTATTCAAACGAAGGAGTGGCAAGTTGGTATGATTTTGCAAAGGCAATTTTTGAACTCTCGGAAGTAGCTTGTTCGGTTAACCCGGTATTATCCGAAAATTTCCCAACGCCGGCAAAACGTCCGGCTTACAGCGTTTTAAATAAGTCGAAAATAAAAGATACCTATAATTTAGAAATCCCTTATTGGCGCGATAGTTTAAAGATTTGTATAAAACAATTAGAAAAAAAATAA
- the rpsA gene encoding 30S ribosomal protein S1: MTEEKKENLEQEVQETPVQEEKQEVVAEVATEETTEAKAEEVTEEKTEKAVEVKAEEAEFDWDSLEEGKDAYSAKERGDLEDLYNNTLNTVSEKEVLEGSVISLNKREVVVDIGYKSDGIVSLNEFRYNPELKVGDKVDVYIESLEDKKGQMILSHKKARATRSWERVNESLENDEIIKGYIKCRTKGGMIVDVFGIEAFLPGSQIDVKPIRDYDIYVGKTMEFKVVKINHEYRNVVVSHKALIEAELEQQKKDIIAKLEKGQVLEGTVKNVTSYGVFMDLGGVDGLIHITDLSWGRISHPSEIVELDQKLNVVILDFDDDKKRIALGLKQLTPHPWDNLDAELKVGDKVKGKVVVIADYGAFVEIAPGVEGLIHVSEMSWSQHLRSAQDFLSVGDEVEAAILTLDRDERKMSLGIKQLKEDPWAKIDTEYGVGSKHTAKVRNFTNFGVFVEITEGVDGLIHISDLSWTKKIKHPSEFTAIGEPIEVVVLDIDKDNRRLSLGHKQLEENPWDVFETIFTADSIHEGTVVELMDKGAVIALPYGVEGFATPRHLVKEDGTSVKQDEKLDFKVIEFNKSAKRIIVSHSRIFEDVKRAAEGEQRKTQKSTTKRAMKSVSDNIEKTTLGDISELAALKSQMEKEEKKDK, translated from the coding sequence ATGACTGAAGAGAAAAAAGAAAATCTTGAACAAGAAGTACAGGAAACTCCTGTTCAGGAAGAAAAACAAGAAGTTGTAGCAGAAGTTGCAACAGAAGAAACCACCGAAGCAAAAGCTGAAGAGGTTACTGAAGAAAAAACTGAAAAAGCCGTTGAAGTAAAAGCTGAAGAAGCTGAATTTGACTGGGACAGCCTTGAAGAAGGAAAAGACGCCTATTCTGCAAAAGAAAGAGGTGATTTAGAAGACCTTTACAACAACACTTTAAACACTGTTTCTGAAAAAGAAGTTTTGGAAGGAAGTGTTATTTCATTAAACAAACGCGAAGTTGTTGTTGACATAGGCTACAAATCAGACGGTATTGTAAGTTTGAACGAATTCCGCTACAATCCTGAATTGAAAGTAGGCGACAAAGTAGATGTTTACATCGAAAGTCTTGAAGATAAAAAAGGACAGATGATCCTTTCGCACAAAAAAGCACGTGCAACTCGTTCTTGGGAGCGTGTTAACGAGTCGCTTGAAAACGATGAAATCATCAAGGGATACATCAAGTGCCGCACAAAAGGTGGTATGATTGTGGACGTATTTGGTATTGAAGCATTCTTGCCAGGTTCGCAAATTGATGTTAAACCAATCCGCGATTACGATATTTACGTTGGTAAAACCATGGAATTCAAAGTGGTTAAAATCAACCACGAATACCGTAACGTTGTTGTTTCGCACAAAGCACTTATTGAAGCAGAGCTTGAACAACAGAAGAAAGATATTATTGCTAAGCTTGAAAAAGGTCAGGTACTGGAAGGAACCGTTAAAAACGTTACTTCGTACGGTGTATTTATGGACCTTGGTGGTGTTGACGGATTAATTCACATTACCGACTTAAGCTGGGGACGTATTTCTCACCCAAGCGAGATCGTAGAATTAGATCAGAAATTGAATGTTGTAATTCTTGATTTCGATGATGACAAAAAACGTATCGCTCTTGGTCTGAAACAATTAACTCCTCACCCATGGGATAACCTGGATGCTGAGCTGAAAGTGGGCGACAAAGTAAAAGGAAAAGTAGTTGTTATTGCCGACTACGGTGCATTTGTTGAGATTGCTCCTGGAGTAGAAGGTTTGATCCACGTTTCAGAAATGAGCTGGAGCCAGCACCTGCGTAGCGCACAAGACTTCTTAAGCGTAGGCGACGAAGTAGAAGCTGCCATCCTTACTTTAGACCGCGACGAAAGAAAAATGTCACTTGGTATCAAACAGTTAAAAGAAGATCCTTGGGCAAAAATTGATACTGAATACGGTGTTGGAAGCAAGCATACTGCAAAAGTTCGCAACTTTACCAACTTTGGTGTATTTGTTGAAATTACTGAAGGTGTTGACGGCCTGATTCACATCTCAGACCTAAGCTGGACTAAGAAAATCAAGCATCCATCTGAATTTACTGCAATTGGTGAGCCAATCGAAGTAGTTGTTCTTGACATTGACAAAGACAACCGTCGTTTAAGCCTGGGTCACAAACAATTGGAAGAAAACCCATGGGATGTATTTGAAACTATTTTCACTGCCGATTCAATTCACGAAGGAACTGTGGTTGAATTGATGGACAAAGGTGCTGTAATTGCATTACCATACGGTGTTGAAGGTTTTGCAACGCCACGTCACCTGGTTAAAGAAGACGGTACTTCTGTAAAACAAGATGAAAAATTGGATTTCAAAGTAATCGAATTCAACAAGTCGGCAAAACGAATCATTGTTTCTCATTCTCGTATTTTCGAAGATGTAAAACGTGCAGCTGAAGGCGAACAACGTAAAACTCAGAAGAGTACTACAAAACGCGCAATGAAATCAGTTAGCGACAACATCGAAAAAACGACTCTTGGCGATATCAGCGAATTGGCTGCTTTGAAATCGCAAATGGAGAAAGAAGAGAAAAAAGACAAATAA
- the rfbC gene encoding dTDP-4-dehydrorhamnose 3,5-epimerase codes for MKIIETGLPGLVVIEPRVFEDDRGYFFESYQRDRYLEAGIVKPFIQDNESRSVKGVVRGLHYQLGEASQAKLVRVVQGCVYDVAVDLRQGSPTFGKWFGLKIDENNKKQLYVPRGFAHGFSVLSETAIFTYKCDNVYNRDAERSINPFDEKLGINWQLGTEECIVSEKDTKAPSFDNAQINFVF; via the coding sequence ATGAAGATTATTGAAACAGGGTTGCCCGGCTTGGTTGTTATCGAACCACGGGTATTTGAAGATGACAGAGGGTATTTTTTTGAATCCTATCAGCGCGACAGGTACCTGGAGGCAGGGATTGTAAAACCTTTTATTCAGGATAACGAATCGCGTTCGGTAAAAGGTGTTGTTCGTGGATTACACTATCAGCTGGGAGAAGCATCACAGGCAAAACTGGTTAGAGTGGTGCAGGGCTGTGTGTACGATGTGGCAGTAGATTTGCGCCAGGGATCACCAACTTTTGGAAAGTGGTTTGGATTAAAAATTGACGAGAATAATAAAAAACAGTTATATGTTCCGCGTGGTTTTGCTCATGGATTCTCTGTTTTGAGTGAAACAGCTATTTTTACCTACAAATGCGATAACGTATACAATCGGGATGCTGAACGTTCGATAAATCCGTTTGATGAAAAACTGGGTATTAACTGGCAATTGGGTACTGAAGAATGTATTGTTTCAGAAAAAGATACGAAGGCCCCATCGTTTGACAATGCCCAAATAAATTTTGTTTTTTAA
- the rfbA gene encoding glucose-1-phosphate thymidylyltransferase RfbA, which produces MKGIILAGGSGTRLYPITRSISKQIIPVYDKPMIYYPLSVLMLAGIREILIISTPEDIGLYEKLFGDGSQLGLKLAYKIQPSPDGLAQAFILGEEFIGDDNVCMILGDNIFYGYKFRGILEQAATLEDGAIVFGYYVTDPERYGVVEFDEEGKVITIEEKPEVPKSNYAVTGLYFYSNDVVQKAKNLKPSKRGELEITDLNRLYLEENRLNVKLLSRGFAWLDTGTHDSLLQASNFISTIEQRQGLKVSCIEEIAWKKGYISKEQLIDLAQPLSKNQYGQYLLKIANKKSHTF; this is translated from the coding sequence ATGAAAGGAATAATTTTAGCCGGTGGATCAGGCACGCGTCTTTACCCAATTACTCGATCGATCTCGAAACAAATCATTCCGGTTTACGACAAACCCATGATTTATTATCCGCTATCGGTATTAATGTTGGCAGGAATACGCGAAATTTTGATTATCTCAACTCCCGAAGATATCGGTTTGTACGAGAAGTTGTTTGGCGATGGTTCGCAGTTGGGATTAAAACTGGCCTATAAAATACAGCCGTCGCCCGATGGGTTGGCACAGGCATTTATTTTGGGTGAAGAATTTATTGGCGACGACAATGTTTGTATGATTTTGGGAGATAATATTTTCTACGGATATAAGTTTCGTGGAATTTTAGAACAAGCAGCTACATTGGAAGATGGAGCCATCGTTTTTGGTTATTATGTAACCGATCCGGAGCGCTACGGAGTTGTGGAGTTTGATGAAGAAGGAAAAGTGATTACCATTGAAGAAAAACCCGAGGTGCCTAAGTCGAACTACGCGGTTACCGGGCTATACTTCTATTCGAATGATGTAGTGCAAAAGGCAAAGAATTTAAAACCTTCAAAAAGAGGCGAGTTGGAAATTACCGATTTAAATCGTTTGTACCTTGAAGAAAACAGATTGAATGTAAAATTATTAAGTCGTGGTTTTGCCTGGCTCGATACCGGTACGCATGATAGTTTATTACAAGCATCAAATTTTATATCAACCATAGAGCAACGCCAGGGATTAAAAGTTTCGTGTATTGAAGAAATTGCGTGGAAAAAGGGATATATAAGCAAAGAACAGCTTATTGATTTGGCACAACCATTAAGTAAAAACCAATACGGTCAGTATTTACTTAAAATTGCCAACAAAAAATCGCATACATTTTAA